A single genomic interval of Bos javanicus breed banteng chromosome 26, ARS-OSU_banteng_1.0, whole genome shotgun sequence harbors:
- the GBF1 gene encoding Golgi-specific brefeldin A-resistance guanine nucleotide exchange factor 1 isoform X2 has translation MQQIPTGYLFYICRFARMVDKNIYIIQGEINIVVGAIKRNARWSTHTPLDEERDPLLHSFSHLKEVLNNVTELSEIEPNVFLRPFLEVIRSEDTTGPITGLALTSVNKFLSYALIDPSHEGTAEGMENMADAVTHARFVGTDPASDEVVLMKILQVLRTLLLTPVGAHLTNESVCEIMQSCFRICFEMRLSELLRKSAEHTLVDMVQLLFTRLPQFKEEPKNYMGTNMKKISPCLLNKLELSSGEQTKALNQLERVLLFKNLKLKMRAGGMSDSSKWKKQKRSPRAPRHMTKVIPGSEQPTSSGTTLSSNLSGGMPFIDVPTPISSASSETASAVVSPSTDSGLGFSSQTTSKEDLTDLEQPGSPGYSTVAESGSSELGVPEQPEPQEGAHVEKAQSTSVESIPEVLEECSSPADHSDSASVHDMDYVNPRGVRFTQSSQKEGTALVPYGLPCIRELFRFLISLTNPHDRHNSEVMIHMGLHLLTVALESAPIAQCQTLLGLIKDEMCRHLFQLLSVERLNLYAASLRVCFLLFESMREHLKFQLEMYIKKLMEIITVENPKMPYEMKEMALEAIVQLWHIPSFVTELYINYDCDYYCSNLFEDLTKLLSKNAFPVSGQLYTTHLLSLDALLTVIDSTEAHCQAKVLNNLIQQERKEAARPGYEAVDGTREANSTERAASDGKATGMAPDIAGLNLPGGGRLPAEHGKPGCSDLEEAGDSGADKKFTRKPPRFSCLLPDPRELIEIKNKKKLLITGTEQFNQKPKKGIQFLQEKGLLTIPMDNTEVAQWLRENPRLDKKMIGEFVSDRKNIDLLESFVSTFSFQGLRLDEALRLYLEAFRLPGEAPVIQRLLEAFTEHWRNCNGSPFANSDACFALAYAVIMLNTDQHNHNVRKQNAPMTLEEFRKNLKGVNGGKDFEQDILEDMYHAIKNEEIVMPEEQTGLVRENYVWNVLLHRGATPEGIFLRVPAGSYDLDLFTMTWGPTIAALSYVFDKSLEETIIQKAISGFRKCAMISAHYGLSDVFDNLIISLCKFTALSSESIENLPTVFGSNPKAHIAAKTVFHLAHRHGDILREGWKNIMEAMLQLFRAQLLPKAMVEVEDFVDPNGKICLQREETPSNRGESTVLSFVSWLTLSGTEQSSVRGPSTENQEAKRMALDCIKQCDPEKMITESKFLQLESLQELMKALVSVTPDEETYDEEDAAFCLEMLLRIVLENRDRVGCVWQTVRDHLYHLCVQAQDFCFLVERAVVGLLRLAIRLLRREEISGQVLLSLRILLLMKPSVLSRVSHQVAYGLHELLKTNAANIHSGDDWATLFTLLECIGSGVKPPAALQATARADAPDAGAQSDSELPSYHQNDVSLDRGYTSDSEVYTDHGRPGKIHRSATDADVVNSGWLVVGKDDIDNSKPGPGPSRPGPSPLVNQYSLTVGLDLGPHDTKSLLKCVESLSFIVRDAAHITPDNFELCVKTLRIFVEASLNGGYKSQEKRGKSHKYDNKGNRFKKKSKEGSVLRRPRTSSQHAARGGHSDDDEDEGVPASYHTVSLQVSQDLLDLMHTLHTRAASIYSSWAEEQRHLETGGRKIEADSRTLWAHCWCPLLQGIACLCCDARRQVRMQALTYLQRALLVHDLQKLDALEWESCFNKVLFPLLTKLLENISPADVGGMEETRMRASTLLSKVFLQHLSPLLSLSTFAALWLTILDFMDKYMHAGSSDLLSEAIPESLKNMLLVMDTAEIFHSADARGGSPSALWEITWERIDCFLPHLRDELFKQTVIQDPVPMEPHAPKPLASAHLTPAAGDTRSPGHPPPPEMPSELGTRDFEKPEGPRPANSSSSGSPVASSPSRLSPTPDGPPPLAQSPLILQPLASPLQVGVPPMTLPIILNPALIEATSPVPLLATPRPTDPMPTSEVN, from the exons ATCCCAGCCATGAGGGCACAGCAGAGGGCATGGAGAACATGGCAGATGCTGTCACCCATGCCCGTTTTGTGGGCACAGATCCTGCCAGCGATGAGGTTGTCCTGATGAAAATCCTTCAG GTACTGCGGACTCTGTTGCTGACCCCAGTAGGTGCCCACCTAACCAATGAATCTGTGTGTGAGATTATGCAGTCTTGCTTCCGGATCTGCTTTGAAATGAGGCTCAGTG AGTTATTGAGAAAATCCGCAGAGCACACTCTCGTAGACATGGTGCAGCTGCTCTTCACAAG GTTACCTCAGTTTAAAGAAGAACCCAAGAACTATATGGGGACCAACATGAAAAAG ATTTCTCCATGTCTCCTCAACAAACTGGAGCTAAGTAGTGGGGAGCAGACCAAAGCCCTGAACCAGTTAGAGAGGGTACTACTCTTTAAGAACCTCaag CTGAAAATGAGAGCAGGAGGCATGAGTGATTCATCTAagtggaagaaacagaagagatctCCCCGGGCCCCACGCCATATGACCAAAGTCATACCAGGTTCAGAGCAGCCCACCTCCAGTGGAACCACCTTATCCTCTAACCTCAGTG GTGGCATGCCCTTCATTGATGTACCCACTCCCATCTCCTCTGCAAGTTCAGAAACGGCCTCAGCAGTGGTCAGCCCCTCTACTGACAGTGGTCTGGGGTTCTCTTCCCAGACCACCTCCAAAGAGGACCTCACTGACCTGGAGCAGCCTGGCTCTCCAGGGTACAGCACAGTTGCAGAGTCTGGCAGCAGTGAGCTGGGGGTTCCCGAGCAACCTGAGCCACAG GAAGGGGCCCATGTGGAAAAGGCCCAATCAACATCTGTGGAATCCATCCCTGAAGTGTTAGAGGAGTGTTCATCCCCTGCTGACCACTCTGACTCCGCCTCTGTCCACGACATGGATTACGTCAATCCCCGGGGCGTGCGCTTTACACAGTCCTCTCAGAAAGAAG GCACAGCTTTGGTCCCGTATGGTCTTCCCTGCATCCGTGAGCTCTTCCGCTTTCTCATCTCCCTCACCAACCCACACGACCGCCACAACTCCGAGGTTATGATCCACATGGGACTGCATCTGCTCACAGTGGCTCTTGAGTCTGCCCCCATAGCCCAGTGCCAAACCCTCTTGGGCCTCATCAAGGATGAGATGTGCCGCCACTTATTCCAG CTACTCAGCGTAGAGCGACTGAACCTTTATGCTGCTTCCCTTCGGGTATGCTTCCTACTCTTTGAGAGCATGAGGGAGCATCTCAAGTTCCAATTAGAG ATGtacatcaaaaagctcatggAGATCATCACTGTGGAGAACCCGAAGATGCCTTATGAGATGAAGGAGATGGCACTGGAGGCTATTGTGCAGCTCTGGCACATCCCCAGCTTTGTCACCGAGCTCTATATCAACTATGATTGTGACTACTACTGCTCCAACCTCTTTGAAGATCTCACCAAGCTGCTGTCCAAG AATGCCTTCCCTGTGTCTGGTCAGCTCTATACAACACATCTGCTGTCTCTCGATGCCCTATTGACAGTGATTGACAGCACTGAGGCCCACTGCCAGGCCAAAGTCCTCAACAACCTTATCcagcaagaaaggaaagaggcagCCAGACCTGGCTATGAGGCAGTAGATGGCACTCGAGAAGCCAACAGTA CTGAGAGAGCAGCCAGTGATGGGAAGGCTACAGGCATGGCCCCAGACATCGCAGGCCTGAATCTGCCAGGTGGAGGGCGGCTGCCAGCAGAACATGGGAAACCAGGATGCAGTGATCTGGAGGAAGCTGGTGACTCCGGGG CTGACAAAAAGTTTACCCGGAAGCCACCTCGATTTTCCTGTCTCCTGCCAGATCCACGGGAGTtgattgaaattaaaaacaaaaagaag CTGCTGATCACTGGCACAGAGCAGTTCAACCAGAAACCAAAGAAGGGGATCCAGTTTTTGCAGGAGAAAGGTCTCCTTACCATCCCAATGGATAACACAGAGGTAGCCCAGTGGCTGCGAGAGAACCCTCGACTGGACAAGAAAATGATTGGAGAGTTTGTGAGTGACCGCAAAAACATTGACCTGCTGGAGAGCTTTGTGAG CACTTTCAGCTTTCAGGGTCTGCGATTAGATGAAGCTCTCCGGCTCTACCTGGAAGCCTTCCGCTTGCCCGGGGAAGCACCGGTCATCCAGAGGTTGCTAGAGGCATTCACAGAACATTGGAGG AATTGTAATGGCTCCCCATTTGCCAATAGCGATGCCTGCTTTGCCCTGGCCTATGCTGTCATCATGCTTAATACTGACCAGCACAACCACAATGTTCGCAAACAGAATGCGCCCATGACCCTAGAG GAGTTTCGCAAAAATCTAAAAGGTGTGAATGGAGGCAAGGACTTTGAACAAGACATCCTGGAGGACATGTACCATGCCATCAA GAATGAGGAAATTGTGATGCCTGAGGAGCAGACAGGCTTGGTCCGGGAGAATTATGTGTGGAATGTGTTGCTTCATCGTGGTGCCACCCCAGAGGGCATATTCCTACGTGTGCCTGCTGGCAGCTATGATCTtgacctcttcaccatgacctggGGCCCCACTATTGCTGCTCTCTCTTATGTCTTTGACAAAAGCCTTGAGGAGACAATCATCCAAAAAGCCATCTCAGGCTTCAG GAAGTGCGCCATGATCTCCGCCCACTATGGCCTCAGTGATGTGTTTGACAATCTCATCATCTCTCTATGCAAATTCACAGCTCTCAGCAGTGAG tctattGAGAACCTACCCACTGTGTTTGGAAGCAACCCTAAAGCCCACATTGCAGCCAAGACGGTGTTCCATTTGGCCCACCGTCATGGTGACATCCTGCGAGAGGGCTGGAAGAATATCATGGAGGCCATGCTGCAACTCTTCCGAGCCCAACTGCTACCCAAGGCTATGGTAGAG GTAGAAGACTTTGTGGATCCCAATGGCAAGATCTGTCTACAGCGGGAAGAGACACCATCAAACCG AGGAGAGTCAACAGTGCTGAGCTTTGTGAGCTGGCTGACACTAAGTGGTACTGAGCAGTCTAGTGTGCGGGGCCCATCCACTGAAAACCAAGAGGCCAAGAGAATGGCTTTGGACTGTATCAAG CAATGTGACCCAGAAAAGATGATCACAGAAAGCAAATTCCTCCAGCTGGAGTCACTGCAGGAGCTCATGAAG GCTCTGGTCTCAGTGACACCAGATGAAGAGACCTATGATGAAGAGGATGCTGCTTTCTGCCTGGAAATGCTGCTGAGGATTGTGCTAGAGAACAG GGACCGTGTTGGCTGTGTGTGGCAGACTGTTCGAGACCATCTATACCACCTATGTGTCCAGGCCCAGGACTTCTGCTTCCTTGTGGAGCGGGCAGTGGTGGGGCTGCTGCGCCTAGCCATTCGGTTACTCCGGAGAGAAGAGATCAGTGGCCAG GTACTGCTCTCCCTGCGCATTTTGTTACTAATGAAGCCCAGCGTGTTGTCCCGAGTCAGTCACCAGGTAGCCTATGGGCTCCATGAACTCCTTAAGACCAACGCAGCCAATATCCACTCAGGCGATGACTGGGCCACTCTCTTCACACTGCTGGAATGCATTGGCTCAGGTGTAAAGCCTCCAGCTGCCCTGCAGGCCACAGCCAGGGCCGACGCACCTGATGCTG GGGCCCAGTCAGATAGTGAACTCCCATCCTACCATCAAAATGATGTGAGCCTGGACCGGGGGTACACTTCTGACTCAGAGGTCTACACTGACCATGGCAGACCTGGCAAGATTCATCGATCGGCCACGGATGCTGATGTGGTCAACAGCGGTTGGTTAGTG GTGGGGAAAGATGACATCGATAACTCTAAGCCAGGACCTGGGCCCAGCCGGCCAGGTCCTTCACCCCTGGTCAATCAGTACAGCCTAACGGTGGGGCTGGACCTCGGGCCACATGATACCAAGTCCCTGCTCAAGTGTGTGGAGTCACTGTCCTTCATCGTGCGTGATGCTGCCCACATCACACCTGACAACTTCGAGCTCTGTGTCAAGACTCTCCGCATCTTTGTGGAGGCCAGTCTAAATGGCG GGTACAAGTCCCAGGAAAAACGTGGCAAGAGTCACAAATATGACAACAAAGGGAACCGCTTCAAGAAAAAATCCAAGGAAGGCTCAGTGCTTCGGCGGCCTCGAACCTCCAGCCAACATGCCGCTAGGGGCGGGCATAGTGACGACGATGAGGATGAAGGTGTGCCAGCCAGCTACCATACGGTGTCTTTACAGGTCAGTCAGGAC TTGCTAGATCTGATGCACACCCTGCACACAAGGGCAGCCTCCATCTACAGCTCATGGGCGGAGGAGCAGCGCCACCTGGAGACAGGCGGCCGGAAGATTGAAGCTGATTCACGCACCCTCTGGGCTCACTGCTGGTGCCCTTTACTGCAGG GCATTGCCTGCCTGTGCTGTGATGCCCGGCGGCAGGTGAGGATGCAGGCACTGACCTATCTGCAGCGAGCACTGCTGGTACATGATCTGCAGAAGTTAGATGCTCTGGAATGGGAGTCCTGTTTTAACAAG GTGCTGTTTCCTCTACTGACCAAGCTCTTGGAGAACATCAGCCCTGCAGATGTGGGTGGGATGGAGGAGACCCGGATGAGGGCTTCCACCCTGCTCTCTAAG GTCTTCCTGCAGCACCTGTCTCCACTGCTGTCGCTCTCCACCTTTGCGGCCCTCTGGCTGACAATCCTGGACTTCATGGACAAGTACATGCACGCAGGCTCCAGTGACTTACTG TCAGAGGCCATTCCAGAGTCTCTGAAGAACATGCTCCTGGTGATGGACACAGCAGAGATTTTCCACAGTGCAGATGCCCGAGGAGGCAGCCCCTCAGCCCTCTGGGAGATCACCTGGGAACGCATTGACTGTTTCCTGCCCCACCTGCGAGATGAGCTCTTCAAGCAGACTGTCATCCAGG aCCCTGTGCCCATGGAGCCTCATGCCCCCAAACCGCTGGCCTCAGCACACCTGACTCCTGCTGCTGGTGACACTAGGAGCCCTGGCCATCCACCTCCCCCAGAAATGCCCTCTGAGCTGGGGACCCGTG ACTTTGAGAAGCCCGAGGGCCCCCGACCTGCTAACAGCAGTTCTTCTGGATCACCAGTGGCGTCCAGCCCCAGCAGGCTGAGCCCTACCCCAGATGGGCCTCCTCCGCTGGCTCAGTCCCCACTGATCCTGCAGCCCTTGGCCTCCCCGCTGCAGGTGGGCGTGCCCCCCATGACTCTGCCCATCATCCTCAACCCCGCTCTCATTGAGGCCACCTCACCTGTGCCCCTCTTGGCCACACCTCGTCCCACAGACCCCATGCCCACCTCTGAGGTCAACTAA
- the GBF1 gene encoding Golgi-specific brefeldin A-resistance guanine nucleotide exchange factor 1 isoform X7 codes for MQQIPTGYLFYICRFARMVDKNIYIIQGEINIVVGAIKRNARWSTHTPLDEERDPLLHSFSHLKEVLNNVTELSEIEPNVFLRPFLEVIRSEDTTGPITGLALTSVNKFLSYALIDPSHEGTAEGMENMADAVTHARFVGTDPASDEVVLMKILQVLRTLLLTPVGAHLTNESVCEIMQSCFRICFEMRLSELLRKSAEHTLVDMVQLLFTRLPQFKEEPKNYMGTNMKKLKMRAGGMSDSSKWKKQKRSPRAPRHMTKVIPGSEQPTSSGTTLSSNLSGGMPFIDVPTPISSASSETASAVVSPSTDSGLGFSSQTTSKEDLTDLEQPGSPGYSTVAESGSSELGVPEQPEPQEGAHVEKAQSTSVESIPEVLEECSSPADHSDSASVHDMDYVNPRGVRFTQSSQKEGTALVPYGLPCIRELFRFLISLTNPHDRHNSEVMIHMGLHLLTVALESAPIAQCQTLLGLIKDEMCRHLFQLLSVERLNLYAASLRVCFLLFESMREHLKFQLEMYIKKLMEIITVENPKMPYEMKEMALEAIVQLWHIPSFVTELYINYDCDYYCSNLFEDLTKLLSKNAFPVSGQLYTTHLLSLDALLTVIDSTEAHCQAKVLNNLIQQERKEAARPGYEAVDGTREANSTERAASDGKATGMAPDIAGLNLPGGGRLPAEHGKPGCSDLEEAGDSGADKKFTRKPPRFSCLLPDPRELIEIKNKKKLLITGTEQFNQKPKKGIQFLQEKGLLTIPMDNTEVAQWLRENPRLDKKMIGEFVSDRKNIDLLESFVSTFSFQGLRLDEALRLYLEAFRLPGEAPVIQRLLEAFTEHWRNCNGSPFANSDACFALAYAVIMLNTDQHNHNVRKQNAPMTLEEFRKNLKGVNGGKDFEQDILEDMYHAIKNEEIVMPEEQTGLVRENYVWNVLLHRGATPEGIFLRVPAGSYDLDLFTMTWGPTIAALSYVFDKSLEETIIQKAISGFRKCAMISAHYGLSDVFDNLIISLCKFTALSSESIENLPTVFGSNPKAHIAAKTVFHLAHRHGDILREGWKNIMEAMLQLFRAQLLPKAMVEVEDFVDPNGKICLQREETPSNRGESTVLSFVSWLTLSGTEQSSVRGPSTENQEAKRMALDCIKQCDPEKMITESKFLQLESLQELMKALVSVTPDEETYDEEDAAFCLEMLLRIVLENRDRVGCVWQTVRDHLYHLCVQAQDFCFLVERAVVGLLRLAIRLLRREEISGQVLLSLRILLLMKPSVLSRVSHQVAYGLHELLKTNAANIHSGDDWATLFTLLECIGSGVKPPAALQATARADAPDAGAQSDSELPSYHQNDVSLDRGYTSDSEVYTDHGRPGKIHRSATDADVVNSGWLVVGKDDIDNSKPGPGPSRPGPSPLVNQYSLTVGLDLGPHDTKSLLKCVESLSFIVRDAAHITPDNFELCVKTLRIFVEASLNGGYKSQEKRGKSHKYDNKGNRFKKKSKEGSVLRRPRTSSQHAARGGHSDDDEDEGVPASYHTVSLQVSQDLLDLMHTLHTRAASIYSSWAEEQRHLETGGRKIEADSRTLWAHCWCPLLQGIACLCCDARRQVRMQALTYLQRALLVHDLQKLDALEWESCFNKVLFPLLTKLLENISPADVGGMEETRMRASTLLSKVFLQHLSPLLSLSTFAALWLTILDFMDKYMHAGSSDLLSEAIPESLKNMLLVMDTAEIFHSADARGGSPSALWEITWERIDCFLPHLRDELFKQTVIQDPVPMEPHAPKPLASAHLTPAAGDTRSPGHPPPPEMPSELGTRDFEKPEGPRPANSSSSGSPVASSPSRLSPTPDGPPPLAQSPLILQPLASPLQVGVPPMTLPIILNPALIEATSPVPLLATPRPTDPMPTSEVN; via the exons ATCCCAGCCATGAGGGCACAGCAGAGGGCATGGAGAACATGGCAGATGCTGTCACCCATGCCCGTTTTGTGGGCACAGATCCTGCCAGCGATGAGGTTGTCCTGATGAAAATCCTTCAG GTACTGCGGACTCTGTTGCTGACCCCAGTAGGTGCCCACCTAACCAATGAATCTGTGTGTGAGATTATGCAGTCTTGCTTCCGGATCTGCTTTGAAATGAGGCTCAGTG AGTTATTGAGAAAATCCGCAGAGCACACTCTCGTAGACATGGTGCAGCTGCTCTTCACAAG GTTACCTCAGTTTAAAGAAGAACCCAAGAACTATATGGGGACCAACATGAAAAAG CTGAAAATGAGAGCAGGAGGCATGAGTGATTCATCTAagtggaagaaacagaagagatctCCCCGGGCCCCACGCCATATGACCAAAGTCATACCAGGTTCAGAGCAGCCCACCTCCAGTGGAACCACCTTATCCTCTAACCTCAGTG GTGGCATGCCCTTCATTGATGTACCCACTCCCATCTCCTCTGCAAGTTCAGAAACGGCCTCAGCAGTGGTCAGCCCCTCTACTGACAGTGGTCTGGGGTTCTCTTCCCAGACCACCTCCAAAGAGGACCTCACTGACCTGGAGCAGCCTGGCTCTCCAGGGTACAGCACAGTTGCAGAGTCTGGCAGCAGTGAGCTGGGGGTTCCCGAGCAACCTGAGCCACAG GAAGGGGCCCATGTGGAAAAGGCCCAATCAACATCTGTGGAATCCATCCCTGAAGTGTTAGAGGAGTGTTCATCCCCTGCTGACCACTCTGACTCCGCCTCTGTCCACGACATGGATTACGTCAATCCCCGGGGCGTGCGCTTTACACAGTCCTCTCAGAAAGAAG GCACAGCTTTGGTCCCGTATGGTCTTCCCTGCATCCGTGAGCTCTTCCGCTTTCTCATCTCCCTCACCAACCCACACGACCGCCACAACTCCGAGGTTATGATCCACATGGGACTGCATCTGCTCACAGTGGCTCTTGAGTCTGCCCCCATAGCCCAGTGCCAAACCCTCTTGGGCCTCATCAAGGATGAGATGTGCCGCCACTTATTCCAG CTACTCAGCGTAGAGCGACTGAACCTTTATGCTGCTTCCCTTCGGGTATGCTTCCTACTCTTTGAGAGCATGAGGGAGCATCTCAAGTTCCAATTAGAG ATGtacatcaaaaagctcatggAGATCATCACTGTGGAGAACCCGAAGATGCCTTATGAGATGAAGGAGATGGCACTGGAGGCTATTGTGCAGCTCTGGCACATCCCCAGCTTTGTCACCGAGCTCTATATCAACTATGATTGTGACTACTACTGCTCCAACCTCTTTGAAGATCTCACCAAGCTGCTGTCCAAG AATGCCTTCCCTGTGTCTGGTCAGCTCTATACAACACATCTGCTGTCTCTCGATGCCCTATTGACAGTGATTGACAGCACTGAGGCCCACTGCCAGGCCAAAGTCCTCAACAACCTTATCcagcaagaaaggaaagaggcagCCAGACCTGGCTATGAGGCAGTAGATGGCACTCGAGAAGCCAACAGTA CTGAGAGAGCAGCCAGTGATGGGAAGGCTACAGGCATGGCCCCAGACATCGCAGGCCTGAATCTGCCAGGTGGAGGGCGGCTGCCAGCAGAACATGGGAAACCAGGATGCAGTGATCTGGAGGAAGCTGGTGACTCCGGGG CTGACAAAAAGTTTACCCGGAAGCCACCTCGATTTTCCTGTCTCCTGCCAGATCCACGGGAGTtgattgaaattaaaaacaaaaagaag CTGCTGATCACTGGCACAGAGCAGTTCAACCAGAAACCAAAGAAGGGGATCCAGTTTTTGCAGGAGAAAGGTCTCCTTACCATCCCAATGGATAACACAGAGGTAGCCCAGTGGCTGCGAGAGAACCCTCGACTGGACAAGAAAATGATTGGAGAGTTTGTGAGTGACCGCAAAAACATTGACCTGCTGGAGAGCTTTGTGAG CACTTTCAGCTTTCAGGGTCTGCGATTAGATGAAGCTCTCCGGCTCTACCTGGAAGCCTTCCGCTTGCCCGGGGAAGCACCGGTCATCCAGAGGTTGCTAGAGGCATTCACAGAACATTGGAGG AATTGTAATGGCTCCCCATTTGCCAATAGCGATGCCTGCTTTGCCCTGGCCTATGCTGTCATCATGCTTAATACTGACCAGCACAACCACAATGTTCGCAAACAGAATGCGCCCATGACCCTAGAG GAGTTTCGCAAAAATCTAAAAGGTGTGAATGGAGGCAAGGACTTTGAACAAGACATCCTGGAGGACATGTACCATGCCATCAA GAATGAGGAAATTGTGATGCCTGAGGAGCAGACAGGCTTGGTCCGGGAGAATTATGTGTGGAATGTGTTGCTTCATCGTGGTGCCACCCCAGAGGGCATATTCCTACGTGTGCCTGCTGGCAGCTATGATCTtgacctcttcaccatgacctggGGCCCCACTATTGCTGCTCTCTCTTATGTCTTTGACAAAAGCCTTGAGGAGACAATCATCCAAAAAGCCATCTCAGGCTTCAG GAAGTGCGCCATGATCTCCGCCCACTATGGCCTCAGTGATGTGTTTGACAATCTCATCATCTCTCTATGCAAATTCACAGCTCTCAGCAGTGAG tctattGAGAACCTACCCACTGTGTTTGGAAGCAACCCTAAAGCCCACATTGCAGCCAAGACGGTGTTCCATTTGGCCCACCGTCATGGTGACATCCTGCGAGAGGGCTGGAAGAATATCATGGAGGCCATGCTGCAACTCTTCCGAGCCCAACTGCTACCCAAGGCTATGGTAGAG GTAGAAGACTTTGTGGATCCCAATGGCAAGATCTGTCTACAGCGGGAAGAGACACCATCAAACCG AGGAGAGTCAACAGTGCTGAGCTTTGTGAGCTGGCTGACACTAAGTGGTACTGAGCAGTCTAGTGTGCGGGGCCCATCCACTGAAAACCAAGAGGCCAAGAGAATGGCTTTGGACTGTATCAAG CAATGTGACCCAGAAAAGATGATCACAGAAAGCAAATTCCTCCAGCTGGAGTCACTGCAGGAGCTCATGAAG GCTCTGGTCTCAGTGACACCAGATGAAGAGACCTATGATGAAGAGGATGCTGCTTTCTGCCTGGAAATGCTGCTGAGGATTGTGCTAGAGAACAG GGACCGTGTTGGCTGTGTGTGGCAGACTGTTCGAGACCATCTATACCACCTATGTGTCCAGGCCCAGGACTTCTGCTTCCTTGTGGAGCGGGCAGTGGTGGGGCTGCTGCGCCTAGCCATTCGGTTACTCCGGAGAGAAGAGATCAGTGGCCAG GTACTGCTCTCCCTGCGCATTTTGTTACTAATGAAGCCCAGCGTGTTGTCCCGAGTCAGTCACCAGGTAGCCTATGGGCTCCATGAACTCCTTAAGACCAACGCAGCCAATATCCACTCAGGCGATGACTGGGCCACTCTCTTCACACTGCTGGAATGCATTGGCTCAGGTGTAAAGCCTCCAGCTGCCCTGCAGGCCACAGCCAGGGCCGACGCACCTGATGCTG GGGCCCAGTCAGATAGTGAACTCCCATCCTACCATCAAAATGATGTGAGCCTGGACCGGGGGTACACTTCTGACTCAGAGGTCTACACTGACCATGGCAGACCTGGCAAGATTCATCGATCGGCCACGGATGCTGATGTGGTCAACAGCGGTTGGTTAGTG GTGGGGAAAGATGACATCGATAACTCTAAGCCAGGACCTGGGCCCAGCCGGCCAGGTCCTTCACCCCTGGTCAATCAGTACAGCCTAACGGTGGGGCTGGACCTCGGGCCACATGATACCAAGTCCCTGCTCAAGTGTGTGGAGTCACTGTCCTTCATCGTGCGTGATGCTGCCCACATCACACCTGACAACTTCGAGCTCTGTGTCAAGACTCTCCGCATCTTTGTGGAGGCCAGTCTAAATGGCG GGTACAAGTCCCAGGAAAAACGTGGCAAGAGTCACAAATATGACAACAAAGGGAACCGCTTCAAGAAAAAATCCAAGGAAGGCTCAGTGCTTCGGCGGCCTCGAACCTCCAGCCAACATGCCGCTAGGGGCGGGCATAGTGACGACGATGAGGATGAAGGTGTGCCAGCCAGCTACCATACGGTGTCTTTACAGGTCAGTCAGGAC TTGCTAGATCTGATGCACACCCTGCACACAAGGGCAGCCTCCATCTACAGCTCATGGGCGGAGGAGCAGCGCCACCTGGAGACAGGCGGCCGGAAGATTGAAGCTGATTCACGCACCCTCTGGGCTCACTGCTGGTGCCCTTTACTGCAGG GCATTGCCTGCCTGTGCTGTGATGCCCGGCGGCAGGTGAGGATGCAGGCACTGACCTATCTGCAGCGAGCACTGCTGGTACATGATCTGCAGAAGTTAGATGCTCTGGAATGGGAGTCCTGTTTTAACAAG GTGCTGTTTCCTCTACTGACCAAGCTCTTGGAGAACATCAGCCCTGCAGATGTGGGTGGGATGGAGGAGACCCGGATGAGGGCTTCCACCCTGCTCTCTAAG GTCTTCCTGCAGCACCTGTCTCCACTGCTGTCGCTCTCCACCTTTGCGGCCCTCTGGCTGACAATCCTGGACTTCATGGACAAGTACATGCACGCAGGCTCCAGTGACTTACTG TCAGAGGCCATTCCAGAGTCTCTGAAGAACATGCTCCTGGTGATGGACACAGCAGAGATTTTCCACAGTGCAGATGCCCGAGGAGGCAGCCCCTCAGCCCTCTGGGAGATCACCTGGGAACGCATTGACTGTTTCCTGCCCCACCTGCGAGATGAGCTCTTCAAGCAGACTGTCATCCAGG aCCCTGTGCCCATGGAGCCTCATGCCCCCAAACCGCTGGCCTCAGCACACCTGACTCCTGCTGCTGGTGACACTAGGAGCCCTGGCCATCCACCTCCCCCAGAAATGCCCTCTGAGCTGGGGACCCGTG ACTTTGAGAAGCCCGAGGGCCCCCGACCTGCTAACAGCAGTTCTTCTGGATCACCAGTGGCGTCCAGCCCCAGCAGGCTGAGCCCTACCCCAGATGGGCCTCCTCCGCTGGCTCAGTCCCCACTGATCCTGCAGCCCTTGGCCTCCCCGCTGCAGGTGGGCGTGCCCCCCATGACTCTGCCCATCATCCTCAACCCCGCTCTCATTGAGGCCACCTCACCTGTGCCCCTCTTGGCCACACCTCGTCCCACAGACCCCATGCCCACCTCTGAGGTCAACTAA